The genomic interval GGAAGCCCATCGGGGAATCGAGCTGCGTGAGCTGCGGGCACTGCGTCACCGTGTGCCCGTGCAACGCCCTGATGGAAACGGGCATGCTGGGCGAGGCGGGCCTGTTCACCGGCATTCCGCTGCCGGTGTGGGACGCGGCCATTGACGTGGTCAAGGGCGTGGAGGGCAGCACCGGCCTGCGGCCGATCATGAACGTCTCCGAGATCGAGTCGGCCGCCCGCGACGGGTACGTTCAGAAAACGAAGACGGTCTGCACGTACTGCGGCGTGGGCTGCTCGTTCGACGTGTGGACGCACGACCGGCAGCTTCTGAAGGTCGAGCCGGGCCAGGGGCACGCCAACGGCATCTCCACCTGCGTGAAAGGCAAGTTCGGCTGGGAGTACGTTAACAGCCCCGACCGGCTCACGTCACCCCTGATCCGGGAGGGCGGCCGCTTCCAGGAGGCCACGTGGGACGAGGCGCTGGACCTCGTGGCGCGCCGCTTGGCTGACGTCCGCGCGGCGCACGGCCCGGACGCCCTGGCGTTCGTCGCCAGCAGCAAGGCCACGAACGAGGAGGCGTTCCTCGTGCAGAAGTTCGCGCGGCAGGTGATCGGCACGAACAACGTGGACAACTGCTCCCGGTACTGCCAGTCGCCCGCCACGGCCGGCCTGGTCGGCACGGTCGGGATTGGCGGGGACAGCGGCACCATTCACGACATCGAGCAGGCGAGCATGGTCATCACCATCGGCAGCAACGCCGCTGAAAGCCACCCGGTGCTCGCGGCCCGCGTGAAACGCGCGCAGAAACTGGGACGCACCAGGCTCGTGGTGTTCGACATCCGCGAGCATGAACTGGCCCGCCGGGCGGACACCTTCATCCGCCCGCGCCCCGGCACGGACTTCGTGTGGCTGAGCGCCGTGAGCCGGTTTATCGTGGATCAGGGCCTGCAGGACCGGGCGTTCCTGAACGACCGCGTCAACGGCCTGGAAGAGTACCTGGAGTCCCTCAGCCCGTACACCCTGGAGTACGCCGAGCAGGAGACCGGGATTCCCGCCCTGACCCTGGAGGCCTTCGCGCGTGACCTCGCCGCGCAGCGGAGCGTGTGTATCCTGTGGGCCATGGGCGTCACGCAGCAGTGCGGCGGCAGCGACACCAGCGCCGCGATCAGCAACCTGCTCCTCCTGACCGGCAACTACGGGCGCACCGGTACCGGCGCGTACCCGTTGCGGGGGCATAACAATGTGCAGGGGGCCAGCGACATGGGCGCCATGCCCGACCAGGTGAGCGGCTACCAGAAGGTCACGGACCCGCTGACCGTGCAGCGCCACCAGCGGGAGTGGGGGGTGACGCTGCGCCCCGAACGAGGCCTGGACAACACACAGATGGTCGACGCGGCCATTGACGGCCAGCTGCGGGCCCTGTGGCTCACGGGCGAGGAGATGAGCCTCACCGACTCGAACGCCAACCACCTGGAACAAGGGTACGAGGCGCTGGAATTCTTCGTGGTGCAGGACCTGTACTTCACGAACACCGCCCGGTACGCAGATGTGGTTCTGCCCGCCACGCCGTCCCTGGAGAAGGAAGGAACGTTCACCAGCACGGAGCGGCGCATTCAGCGGCTGTACCAGGTGATGGCGCCCCTGAAGGGCAGCCGGCCCGACTGGCAGATCTACACGGCCGTGGCCAACCGCATGGGTGCCAGCTGGACGTACACGCACCCGGCCGAGATCATGGCCGAGATCGCGCGCCTCACGCCGTTCTATGCGGGCGTCACCTACGACCGCCTGGCCGGGTACCGGTCGCTGTGCTGGCCCGTCGCTGAGGACGGCACCGACACGCCCCTGCTGTACCGCGACCGCTTTCACTTCCCGGACGGCCGGGCGAGACTGCACCCGGCGGCGTACCAGCCCCGCCGTAACGCTCCGGACGCCGAGTACGACCTGCACCTGAACAGTGGGCGGATGCTGGAGCACTTCCACGAGGGCAACATGACCTTCCGCGTGCACGGCATCGCCGGAAAGGCGCCGGACGCGTTCGTGGAGGTCAGCCCGGAACTCGCCGCTGAGCGCGGCGTGCAGAGCGGACAGTGGGTGAGGCTGGTCAGCCCGAACGGCGCCGTGCGGCTGCGGGCGCACGTGACCGGCCGCGTTCACGGTCACGAGCTGTACGTGCCCATGAACGCCCGCCACGCCACGGACGCCGTGAACCGCCTGACCGGATCAGGCGGCGACACCATCACGAACACGCCCGCGTACAAGGACACCAGCGTCCGCATGGAAGTCCTGCACGACGTCGGTGAGAACCCCCTGCCGCCCACCAATCACCGGTACGGTCACCCCACGCCGCAGGGGGGCGTGGAAGTGGAACGCAAGTGGGCGCGGCCCGACTACGTCTTCCCCGGGGGACCGCTGCCCATGCACGGCGACAGCCTGAACGCCCGCTCCGACGCGCTGGGCACCGACGACTGACCCTGGCGTGAGCCCGGCCCTTCCCCAGGAGAATCCATGGCGAAAGCACTTGATTTCACCCCCCCCGAGCCCACCCCGCAGGAACGCCTGCACGCCCACCTGGACGACGCTGCCCCCGCCCTGGACGACGCCCTGCGCCTCCTGACCGACCTGCATGAACACGGCGTGCTGGACGTCCTGAGCAAAGCCGTCCGCGGCGGTGAGGGGCTCGTCACGGCCCTGCTGCACGTGACGGGCGGGCCGAGCGGCACGACCCTCCTGCGCAACGTGACGGAGCTCAGCAAGACGCTCTCCAGCCTGGACCCGCGCGAGGTCAGTGTCCTGGGCCACGCCGTCACCGTGGGGGTCAGCGAGAGCGCGCGGCATGTTGCCTCCGGCCGGGGCGCGGGCCTGGGTGAACTGCTGACCCTTCTGAAAGACCGTGACGTGCAGGTGGCGCTGGGCGCGATCCTGGCCCTGCTCCGCGGCATGGGCCGCACGCTGCGCGAAGCGAACGGCGACCTTCCTCAGCAGCCGAACCAGGCGGAAGTGGGCCGCTGAACGGCCCCACGTCACCCCAGCCACCTGCGCCTGCCTGCCAACCGCCGGAACCCCATCCGCAGACGCCCGGTCGCGGGCATCCTGATGCGTCCGCCCGGCCAGGACCGGCACCGGCTGCCCGGCCGACTGCTCCTCAAAGGCCCGTTCCCCGCTGAGTTCGACCAGCGCCCAGAGGACGAACACCCAAACGTGTGGCACCGGCCGACCTGGGGATACGTCCGGCTCGCGGTCAATAGGCTGGCCGTGTCGTTCGGCGGTGTGGCGTGTGCCGGTCGGGCAGCAGCGCTACGGCGTCCTCCCCTGCACGTGTGCCTCCGCCTGGACGGCGGGCGCCGGACCACCGTAATTGACCTGCCTGCGCGGCCCCCTGGCCCCGGAGAGGCCCTGGCTGGCAGGCACGTGGGCAGACCAGCGGCACCGCAGTGCCTCTCCCCTGCCTGACGGGGACGGTGGGCATTGCTGGGGCGCCGCCCAGGCGCAGGGGTTCCGGACGCTCAGGTGGGCACGGCCAGCCGGTCCAGGTGCGCGCGCAGGTACGGGGCGGTGCGGCTGGCCTGCGACCGGGCCACCTGATCAGGTGGCCCGGCCACGACAATCTGTCCGCCTTCGTCACCGGCGCCCGGCCCCAGGTCCAGCACCCAGTCGCTCGCGGCGACGACGCCCAGGTCGTGCTCGACGACGATGACGGTGTGGCCTTCATCCACGAGGCGGTGCAGCTGGGCGTTCAGGCGGTCCACGTCGCTGGGGTGCAGGCCGGTGGTGGGCTCATCAAGCAGGTACAGCGTGTGGCCGCGCGTGGCCTTCTGAAGTTCGCCGGCGAGTTTCACGCGTTGAGCTTCACCGCCGGAGAGTTCCGTGGCCGGCTGACCCAGGCGCAGGTAGCCCAGGCCCACCTCCTGCAGGGTGTTCAGGGCGCGGTGAACGGGAGGCTCGTCGCGGAAGATCACGGCGGCCTCATCGACGCGCAGGGCGAGCACCTGGGCAATGTTCAGGCCAGCCCACGTGACCTCCAGGGTCTTGTCGTTGTAGCGGGCGCCGTGACAGACGGGACAGGGCGCGTACACGGACGGCAGGAACAGAAGTTCAACCATGACGAATCCTTCGCCCTGGCAGTGTTCGCAGCGGCCGCCCCTGACATTGAAGGAGAATCGCCCGGCGCTGTACCGGCGCTGGCGGGCGAGGGGGGCCTGGGCGAACAGGCGGCGGACGTGGTCGAACAGGCCGGTGTACGTGGCGAGGTTGGAGCGGGGCGTGCGCCCGATGGGCGTCTGGGTGACCTGCACCAGCCGGCGCACCTGGGAAACGTCCCCGCTCAGGGTGCCGCCTGTGGGAACCGGAGCATCATCCGGCGGGAGGGTCGGGTCCGGGTCGGGTTCGGGCGCGGGGGTCTGGCCCAGGTGGGTGCCCAGGAGGTCCGGCAGGGCCTGCGTGATCAGGCTGCTCTTGCCGCTGCCGCTCACGCCCGTGACGCTGGTCAGGGTGCCGAGCGGTAGTTCGGCGCTCAGGTGGCGGAGGTTGTTGCGCGTGACGCCCTCCAGGCGCAGCCACCCGCGTGGGGTCCGGCGCGTTTCAGGCAGCGGGGAGGGTGAGGCGAACAGGTACCGGGCCGTCTGGGAGTCCGGTACGGCCTGCAGGCCTTCGGGCGGACCACTGTACAGCACCTGCCCGCCCGCGTCTCCGGCGGCCGGGCCGACGTCCACGATCCAGTCTGCGCGGCGGATCACCTCCAGTTCGTGTTCCACCACGAACACGGAGTTCCCTCCGGCTTTCAGGTCCCGCAGGGCGTCCAGCAGGGCTTCCGTGTCCGCCGGGTGCAGGCCGGCGGAAGGTTCGTCGAGCACGTACACCACCCCGAACAGGTTCGAGTACAGCTGCGTGGCGAGCCGCAGGCGCTGAAGCTCCCCCGGGGACAGGGTGGGGGTGCTGCGCTCCAGCGTCAGGTACCCCAGGCCCAGGCGGGTCAGGACCTCCACCCGGGCGCACAGGTCCCCGGCGAGCCGGGTGAGGGCCAGCGCTTCCTCCTCGGGGCGCGCCCGTCCGGCGCGGTCGGTCCGGCCCGAGGCGGCCGGAGCGAGCAGTTCGGCCACTCGGGTAAGAGGCTGCCGGGAGAAGTCTGCGATGTCCAGTCCGGCGAAAGTCACGGCCAGCGCCTGGCGCGTGAGGCGTTTGCCGTGGCAGACGGGACACTCGCGGATCACCATGAACGACGCGGCGCGTTTTTTCATGGTGTCGCTGGGGCTGTTCGTGAAGGTGTGCAGCACGTGCCGGCGTGCAGACGTGAAGGTGCCCAGGTAGCTGGGTTCCGCCTTGCGTTTCAGGGCTCGCCGGGTTTCCTCGGGCGTCAGGCCCGGGTACACGGGCACCTGGGGCTGTTCGTCGGTGAACAGGATCCAGTCGCGGGCCTGGCGGGGCAGGTCCTGCCAGGGGGTGTCCACGTCGTAGCCGAGCGTGACGAGAATGTCGCGCTGGTTCTGCCCGGCCCACGCGGTGGGCCACGCGGCCACGGCCCGCTCGCGGATCGTGAGGGTCGGGTCGGGCACCATGCTGTCCTCGGTGACGTCGAATACGCGGCCCAGCCCGTGGCATTCCGGGCAGGCGCCCTGAGGGGTGTTCGGCGAGAACCCTTCGGCGTACACGATGCCCTGGCCGGGCGGGTAGTCGCCGGCGCGGGAGTACAGCAGGCGCAGCACGTTGTTCAGTGTGGTCAGGCTGCCGACCGTGGAGCGCGCGGTGGGCACGCCCCGCTGCTGCTGAAGGGCCACGGCGGGCGGCAGGCCGTCGATGCGGTCCACGTCCGGGGTGCCCAGCTGGTTGAACAGGCGCCGGGCATAGGGCGAGACGGAATCCAGGTAGCGGCGCTGCGCCTCGGCGTACAGCGTCCCGAAGGCCAGGGAGGACTTCCCGGAGCCGGACACGCCGGTGAAGACGACCAGGGCGTCGCGCGGCAGGTCCACGTTCACGTCCTTGAGGTTGTGTTCGCGGGCGCCGCGCACCTGCACGAAGCCCTCGCGGGGGCCGGGGGCAGAGGAGCGGGTCATGCCGGCAGTATCGGCCGGGGGTGCGGCGCGGCGGATCAGGGGGCCTTCAGCCGTCCCCCATGGTCCAGAGGGTTGTGGTCATGAACCCCATGGCAGGGCGCCGCACACCAGTCCCGGTGACCTGAGCCTTTGCTCCGGGGTGCTGAGCTTCACCTGCACGGCGGTCAGGAGGGCTGCTCTGGCCTGCGCACGGTTCACGGTGCGTGCCCCTCACCACGCGGAGCGTCACGGTCAGGGTGGGGTTGGCTCGGAGGCCAGAGCAGGCCGCCCGGGCGGGTCACGCCAGTCTATCTGTCCGGAAACGTGCAGTGTAGGCCGGCCGGCGTTCGCGTGACCTTCACCGCTCTTGCCCGGGGCCGCTCGCCGTAGCATGAGGCTGTGACCTCCCCCGCCACCGACCGGCCCACCCGGCCCCTGCCGTTCAAACCGGCCGGGCACGTGGAACTCGCGCGGTACTCCAGCCTGGGCCGGTACTGGGCGCTGCTGGGCGGCGCCGCGCGCGCTGGTCGCCGCGTGACCCTGGTGCGGGGCGACAGCGCGGACCTGTGCCGCCGCCGGATCGCCGGGGCCACGCTGATGAACGCCGGGATCTTCCTGGACGTTGACCGGACCGCGCGGCACCTCGACGACGGGTTCGCGCCGCACGCCGCGATGGTGGCGCTGCTGGCCGGTGACCCTGCGCCGCTGCGCGAGGAGCTGAACGCGCATTTCGAGCTTCGCGTGGACTTCACGCTGGCCCTGACGGCCACCCGGGACCTGATCTGCCGCCCGGAACTGCGGTTCATGCCGGTCGTGCCGGGCCTCAGCAGCCTGCCGGACGACCTGACGCTGGAGGTGCGGCGCCTGGGACGCGACGAACTGCATCTGCTCGTGCAGCGCGCCTGCGGCCTCGCCTGAAGGCGGAGGCGGGAGAGCGCGCTTCCGTCCTCCCCTGCCGGTGCGTGAGTGGACCTAGCCGTCGCTGGGCGTCCGTTTCTTTGGCGAGCTGGCCGCAAAGGCCGCGAGGCGCGCCGTGACCTGCGGCGGCGTGCGGGTCAGGAGGTCCCGGGCGTGCGGGTGGGTCTGCGTGAAGGCTTCCACGCGGTCCATCAGGGTGGCGAACACGTCGTCCGGCATGTCCAGGGCGGGTGTCAGGCGCACGGTGCGTTTGCTGCTCAGGGACAGGTTTGCCATAACGCCCCCCTGGTGCAGTTCGCGCAGGGCCAGGATGGCGGTGGCCTCGAACACGAGTTCCTTCAGCACGCCGGGCAGCGGCACACCCACCATGGGCCGGAACTGCAGGGCGAGCAGCAGGCCCTGGCCGCGGACGTCCTCCAGCAGTTTCGGAAAGCGGGCGTGCATGGCCCGCAGCCGGGCGAGGCCCTGCGCGCCGAGTTCACGGCTGCGGGCCGGGAAGTCGTTTTCCAGCAGGTACTCCAGGCTTTTCAGGCCGACTGCCATGGCGAGTGCCCCGCCGCCGAAGGTGTTGCTGTGGCGTTTGCTGCTCAGGCCGCCCAGCATCTTCTTGTAGATGGGGGCGCGGACGATGGTGGCGCCCACGGCAGTCATCCCGCCGCCCAGCGGTTTGGCGAGGGTGATGATGTCGGCGTTGAGGCCCTGCGCGGCCGATTCGAACCAGTGGCCGGTGCGGCCCAGGCCGGTCTGAATCTCGTCGGCAATCACGGGAATGCCGTGGCGGCGGCACAGGTCGCCCAGGCCGCTGAGGAATCCGGCGGGTGGGAGGTTCACGCCGCCCTCTCCCTGAATGGGTTCCACGACCACGCACACGACGTTGTCGGGTCCCACGCGGCGGATCAGGCGGGCCAGGGCGTCCAGGTCGCCGTAGGGGCTGGTGAGCGCGCCGGGCACCAGGGGCCGGAAGATGTCCTGGTATTCGGGGTTGGGGGTGAGGCTCAGGCTGCCGAGGGTCTTGCCGTGGTACCCGCTGGCGAACGAGATCTGGTATTTCGCCCGGGGCCGCCAGGCTTTGGCGAACTTCAGGGCGCCCTCGATCGCTTCGGTGCCGCTGGAGCAGAAGAACACCTGACTGTCGGCGTGGCTGGGCAGGTCGCGGGCGAGCAGCGCCACGAGGTTCGCTTCCAGCGCGGCCCGCCAGGGGCTGGTGGACTGCTGCGGGAGGCCCATGGCGCGGTTGCTGGTGAGGAATTCCTGCATGAACGCCGTGATGGCGGGCGGCATCTCCCCGAAGGGCGCGGCGGCGTACCCGCTGGCGTTGATGCGGCGCACGCCGCGCTCGTCCTCGAGTTCCCAGGGGGTCACGCGGGAGAACGGACCGGCGAGGCCCAGGACGTCCAGGCCGTACAGCAGTTCCTCATTCCCGTGCCGCAGTTCCAGGCGGCGCACGTCGGGGCCGCTGAGACGTTCGTCCAGCACGTCGCGGGTGGTAATGAAACCAGGAGGCAGGGCACACATGAACGCCAGTCTAGTGCCCGGGGTGGCGCGAGAGGTCCCGCGGCCGTTCAGGACTGCGCGGCTTTCAGGGCGGGCACCCCGCCTGGGTACGCCTGGGCGTTCAGCCCGTCGGCGCGCAGGTACCGGGCGGCCAGCCCGGAGCGTACGCCCCGCTCGCAGATCACGAGCAGGGGGCCCAGGTCGGGCGACAGGCCGTGCGTGCCGTTCTCGATGGCGTCCAGGCTGACGGCCTGCACTGGCCGGTCGGTCAGGGCGGTCAGGGGGTCACGGCCGCGCAGGTCGTCGGGGCGCAGGTCGATCACGGTTACGCCTTCGGGGAGGGTCATGGGCGCAGGATACGCGCGGCGCGCCGGGTGACAGGGTGGCCGCGGCGCACATTCCGAGTGGGCCGCTCGGGTATGCTGGGCCGCATGGAAGATGTCACTCCGCAGGAAGGGCAGCGCCGCGTGCAGCAGGGCGCGCTGCTCGTGGACGTTCGTGAGCAGAACGAATTTGATGAGGTGCACGCTGAGGGCGCGCTGCTGATGCCGCTCAGCGACTTCGAGACCCGTTACGCGGAACTCCCGAAGGACCGGGAACTGGTGATGATCTGCCGCAGCGGGGCCCGCAGCGCCCGCGCCGGCGAGTTCCTGAAGGCGCAGGGGTACGGTCAGGTCGTGAACCTCGCCGGGGGCACCATGGCCTGGGTGCAGGACGGGCTGCCCAGCGTGCAGGGGCAGAGCTGATGACCGCGCCGGAGAACACGCCGCAGAGCGGAACGCCTGCCGGGCTGCCCAGCGAGGCGCAGATCCTGGAGGCGCTGAAGGTCGTGAAGGACCCGGAAATTCCGGTGAATGTCGTGGATCTCGGGCTGATCTACGGGGTGGACATCAATGAGGCTGGCCTGGTGGACATCACCATGACCCTGACCAGCGTGGGGTGCCCGGTGCAGGACCTGATCCGCGCGGACGCGGAGATGGCCGTGGGGCGCCTGGACGGCGTGAACGAGGTGAACGTGGAGTTCGTGTGGTCGCCGCCGTGGGGGCCGGACAAGATGACGGAGGACGGCAAGCGCCAGATGCGCATGTTCGGCTTCAACGTCTGACGGCACGGCCACCATGACGAGGGGCCCGGAGATCAACCTCCGGGCTCCTTGTCATGGTGGTGTTCAGTCGTCACTGCTGCGGGCGATGCTCAGGACGTTCAGGAACTGGGCGAGGGCCATGGCGAATCCGGCGACGTACGTGAGGGCCGCGGCGGTCAGCACGGAGCGGGCGCCGCTGGTGGCCTGGGCGCCACCGCTCAGGCCGCGCCGCTGCAGGTAGGCCAGGGCGCGGCGGCTGGCGTCGAATTCCACGGGCAGCGTGATCAGGTGAAACAGCAGGGCCGCGCCGAAGAGGAGGACGCCCACCCAGAGCAGGCCGGTGAAGTGCATGAGCACGCCGGCCATGAACAGCAGAGGCGCGAGGTTCATGCCGAGGCTGAGTGGAACGGCGAGGCGGGCGCGCAGGACCAGGGCTGGCATGTGCACCTTGTCCTGAATGGCGTGCCCGACCTCGTGCGCGGCGACCGCCATGGCGGCGACACTGGGCGCGCCGTAGACGCTCTCGCTGAGGTTTACGGTCTTGCGAATGGGGTCGTAGTGGTCGCTGAGGGTTCCGGGGACGGCGTGAACCGGCACGTGGTGCAGGCCGTTCTGGTCAAGCATCATGCGGGCCACCTGTGCGCCCGTGAGGGTGTGGGGGTTGCGGACGCGGCTCCAGCGGCCGTAGGTGCGGCTCAGGGCGCCCTGGATGAGAAAGGACGCGAGCAGGATGATCAGGATCAGGGGGGTGTAGGGGCCGAAGAATGCCATATCAGACCTCCTCCTGACATAATCTTAGCGCTACTCACTCAAGTTTGATGATAACTCAGGACACTGCTCCTCAGGTGCAGTGCCAAGAGAAAAGCGCCGCCTGACAGGTCAGGGCGGCGCGCCTGGTGCAGCGAGGTCAGCTTTGAGAGGCTGCGGGAATGCTGCGCACCACGAAGCGCACAGCGGTCCGTTCCTCAGACTGCACGTCGAGTTTCACAAATTCCGGCTGGGTGTACAGGTCAAGGTGATCACCCACGAGGTACCCGCGGGCAATGGCCAGAGCCTTAACCGCCTGGTTCACGGCAGTCGGGCCGATGGCCTGAATTTCCACCTGCCCCTGCGAGCGCAGCAGAGCGGCGATGGCACCGGCGATGGCGTTGGGTCGGGAAGTGCCGGAGACGCGCAGGGTTTCCAAGAAGATGCTCCTTTCCGGGCTCGGCCTGACAGCGGAGCCTGAAACGGTTTCATATTAAGCAGCCCGGTCCCGGTGGGACCATGCCCCAGGCGGGGTCACCGGTGACGCCCCCACCGGGGGTACTGAAACGTGCCGCTTCACCCACCATACCCTGACACCCCCCTGACCAGCCCCTGACCGGCCCGTCACGCGCCCACGGCACCCTGAGGGACATGACCCACCCGGACCCCGTCACCCCCAGTTTCTGGCACCGCCTGCTCGACACGCGCCTGTCGCGCCGCGCCGCGCTGGGGAGCGCCGCCACAACGGCCGCCGCCCTCACGCTCCCCCTGACCATCAGCGAGGCCCAGGCTGCGAACAACGGCGGGCCCAGTGCCGTGGACCCCAGGGCCCTGAACCCCCGCACCGTTCCGCCCTTCCGCGCCATACCCAGCGGGAATGCCGACACCCTGACCCTCCCGCCCGGGTACCGGTCCCAGCTGCTGGCCCCCTGGGGCGAGGTGTTCACCGAGGACGGCCGCGAAATTGGCTTCAACCACGACTTCGTGGGGTATTTCCCCATTGATCTGCTCGAAGGGGGGCGCAGCAGCACCGACGCCCTGCTCACCATCAACCACGAGTACGTGAACGCCCTGTTCGTGGGCGGCAACACCAGGGAACGAACCCCCGAGCAGATCCGCGCGGAAATGCAGGCCATGGGCGTCAGCGTGGTCCGCGTCCGCCGGGAGCAGGGACAGTGGCGGATCGTGCCCGACCCCCGCAACCGCCGCATCGACGCGCTGACCAGCATTGAACTGACCGGACCTGTGCGAGGTACGGCGGCCGTGAAGGGTGCCACCACCGTCCGGGGCACCGTCGGCAACTGCTCCGGCGGGCAGACGCCCTGGGGCACGCTGCTCACCTGCGAGGAGAACGTGGACGGGTACACCAGGTCCTGGGCCGGCAGCGGCTACGAGGCCCTGCACCAGGGCTGGGTGACCGAAATCGATCCCTTTGACCCCAGCTGGACGCCGAAGAAACGCACCGCCATGGGCCGGTTCCGGCATGAGAACGTCGCCGTGACCGTCGCCCGGGACGGCCGCGTGGTCGGGTACATGGGCGACGATATGCAGGACGCCTGCGTGTACAAGTTCGTGTCGCGCGGCCGCTTCGAGCCTGCCAACCGCGCCGCGAACCTGAACCTGCTCACCGAGGGCGACCTGTACGTCGCGGATTTCGGCACCGGCCGGTGGCTGCTGCTGGACTACGACCGCAACAAGAAACTTCAGGACGCCAAAGGCGCCGACGGCAGACCCCTGTTCGCCAGCCAGGCGGACGTGCTGGCCGACGCGCGTGCCAGCGCCCTCGCGGTGGGCGGCACGCCCGTCGACCGCCCGGAGGACATCGAGATTCACCCCCGCACCGGTGAGGTGTACGTGGCCCTGACGAACAACAGCAGGCACGGCAACTACTTCGGGCAGATCATCAAACTCCGAGAGGCGCAGGACGACTGGGCCGCCGAGTCCTTCCTGTGGGAGGTGTTCGCCGTGGGCGGCCCGCAGAGCGGCTTTGCCAGTCCCGACAACCTCGTGTTCGATCCGTACGGAAACCTGTGGATGGTCACCGACAACAGCGACCTGAGTACCAACCCCATCAAGGCTTTCCACGGCAACAACGCCATGTTCTTCTTTCCCACCGAGGGCCAGCACGCCGGCAGGGCCTACCGCTTCGCCATCGGCCCGGTAGACGCCGAGATGACCGGTCCCGTCTGGTCCCCGGACGGCCGGACCCTGTTCCTGTCCATTCAGCATCCCGGAGAGGACAGCGAGAGCCTGGACAAGCTGCGCTCCTCGTTCGGCGCCAGGCCAGGCAGCCGCGTGCCGCGCCCCACCCTGGTTGCCATTGAGGGGTTCCCCGGGTGGCGGGCGTGACGGGCGCCCTGCCGCCCGTGAAAGCCCCGTGGATCGTGGGCCGCGCGCCCCTGCTGGAACACGCCGCGGCCGACTTTCTGGCGGAGGTCACCCGGCAGTCCCCCTGGCGCCGCGCCCGGTTCGAGGCGCAGCTGGAAGCCCTGGAGGGCTTTCTCGGCGCCCCTGCCCCGCTGCTGGCCTACACCCGCGCGACCGGTGACGCGTGGCTGCGCACCCTGCCCGCGCAGGAGCAGGCGAACGCCGCCGGGCTGCTCAGGGAGTTCCGTGCGTACCTGCGGGAGTGGGGCTGGCTGGACTTCGCCCGGCCCGTGAACCAGCCTGACTGAAAGCCCCGGCTGAAAGCGAGAAGCGGGGCACCGGAATGCAGCCTCCGGCGCCCCGCTTCTCGCGGGGTCAGCGGCTTTTCAGTTCGGTCCAGATGCGGTCGTACAGCCGCTGCGGACGCCCGGTGGGCAGTTCCCCGATGAAATCCAGCCGGCCGTCCCGGAGCCATGAGGGCGGCGGGTTCAGGGCCGGCACGTCCTTCAGGAAGTCATCCAGGTGCGGGCGGGCGGCCGCGTTCGGGGTGGCGTAGTACGTGTAGTTGCTGAGCTGCGCGCCGTTCCGGGCGTCCAGAATGAAGTTGATGAACTGGTGGGCGAGCGCCGGGCTGGCGCTGCGCTTCAGGATCACCAGGGTGTCCATGCTGATGGTCGTGCCCTGCCGGGGCAGCAGGACCTGCACGTCCGGGTTCTCCTCGGTGGCGATCAGCAGGTCACCCACGTAGATCTGCCCCAGGTCAATCTGCTGGGCCAGGAGTTTGTTGCGGGTGCCGGGCCCACCGTCAAACCCCTGGAAGCCCCGCTTGGCGACCACGCGCCGCAGCAGGTTCCGTGCGGCGCGCAGTTCCGCGACGCGGGTGGTGTTCGCACTGAATCCCAGGAACTTCAACGCGGCGCCGATCACCTCACGTGGGTCGTCGAGCAGCACAAAGGAGAGCCGGTCCTCCGGGCCGAAAATTTCCGCCCAGGTGTCCTGAGGCACGTACCTGGACCGGT from Deinococcus taeanensis carries:
- a CDS encoding excinuclease ABC subunit UvrA → MTRSSAPGPREGFVQVRGAREHNLKDVNVDLPRDALVVFTGVSGSGKSSLAFGTLYAEAQRRYLDSVSPYARRLFNQLGTPDVDRIDGLPPAVALQQQRGVPTARSTVGSLTTLNNVLRLLYSRAGDYPPGQGIVYAEGFSPNTPQGACPECHGLGRVFDVTEDSMVPDPTLTIRERAVAAWPTAWAGQNQRDILVTLGYDVDTPWQDLPRQARDWILFTDEQPQVPVYPGLTPEETRRALKRKAEPSYLGTFTSARRHVLHTFTNSPSDTMKKRAASFMVIRECPVCHGKRLTRQALAVTFAGLDIADFSRQPLTRVAELLAPAASGRTDRAGRARPEEEALALTRLAGDLCARVEVLTRLGLGYLTLERSTPTLSPGELQRLRLATQLYSNLFGVVYVLDEPSAGLHPADTEALLDALRDLKAGGNSVFVVEHELEVIRRADWIVDVGPAAGDAGGQVLYSGPPEGLQAVPDSQTARYLFASPSPLPETRRTPRGWLRLEGVTRNNLRHLSAELPLGTLTSVTGVSGSGKSSLITQALPDLLGTHLGQTPAPEPDPDPTLPPDDAPVPTGGTLSGDVSQVRRLVQVTQTPIGRTPRSNLATYTGLFDHVRRLFAQAPLARQRRYSAGRFSFNVRGGRCEHCQGEGFVMVELLFLPSVYAPCPVCHGARYNDKTLEVTWAGLNIAQVLALRVDEAAVIFRDEPPVHRALNTLQEVGLGYLRLGQPATELSGGEAQRVKLAGELQKATRGHTLYLLDEPTTGLHPSDVDRLNAQLHRLVDEGHTVIVVEHDLGVVAASDWVLDLGPGAGDEGGQIVVAGPPDQVARSQASRTAPYLRAHLDRLAVPT
- the fdhF gene encoding formate dehydrogenase subunit alpha; translation: MRETDVPNDAQLRFTVGPTRPPPGPEVTVTVDGAVHTARAGEPLLDVINRAQIELAQVCYHPQLGPIQTCDTCAVEIDGALGRACGTPVRAGLVVRTQTNAARAAQRDAYDRLIANHDLYCTVCDNNNGNCTVHNTLGVLRLEHQTRPFQPKGYPKDDTNPFYRYDPDQCILCGRCVEACQNVQVNETLTINWEAEQPRVLWDGGKPIGESSCVSCGHCVTVCPCNALMETGMLGEAGLFTGIPLPVWDAAIDVVKGVEGSTGLRPIMNVSEIESAARDGYVQKTKTVCTYCGVGCSFDVWTHDRQLLKVEPGQGHANGISTCVKGKFGWEYVNSPDRLTSPLIREGGRFQEATWDEALDLVARRLADVRAAHGPDALAFVASSKATNEEAFLVQKFARQVIGTNNVDNCSRYCQSPATAGLVGTVGIGGDSGTIHDIEQASMVITIGSNAAESHPVLAARVKRAQKLGRTRLVVFDIREHELARRADTFIRPRPGTDFVWLSAVSRFIVDQGLQDRAFLNDRVNGLEEYLESLSPYTLEYAEQETGIPALTLEAFARDLAAQRSVCILWAMGVTQQCGGSDTSAAISNLLLLTGNYGRTGTGAYPLRGHNNVQGASDMGAMPDQVSGYQKVTDPLTVQRHQREWGVTLRPERGLDNTQMVDAAIDGQLRALWLTGEEMSLTDSNANHLEQGYEALEFFVVQDLYFTNTARYADVVLPATPSLEKEGTFTSTERRIQRLYQVMAPLKGSRPDWQIYTAVANRMGASWTYTHPAEIMAEIARLTPFYAGVTYDRLAGYRSLCWPVAEDGTDTPLLYRDRFHFPDGRARLHPAAYQPRRNAPDAEYDLHLNSGRMLEHFHEGNMTFRVHGIAGKAPDAFVEVSPELAAERGVQSGQWVRLVSPNGAVRLRAHVTGRVHGHELYVPMNARHATDAVNRLTGSGGDTITNTPAYKDTSVRMEVLHDVGENPLPPTNHRYGHPTPQGGVEVERKWARPDYVFPGGPLPMHGDSLNARSDALGTDD
- a CDS encoding DUF1641 domain-containing protein, encoding MAKALDFTPPEPTPQERLHAHLDDAAPALDDALRLLTDLHEHGVLDVLSKAVRGGEGLVTALLHVTGGPSGTTLLRNVTELSKTLSSLDPREVSVLGHAVTVGVSESARHVASGRGAGLGELLTLLKDRDVQVALGAILALLRGMGRTLREANGDLPQQPNQAEVGR